The following nucleotide sequence is from Paenibacillus odorifer.
AGGGAGACATTAACAGCTGGGTAGGTGGACCAGGTGTAGGATTATTTGTCGCTGAGAACTCTGAGGTAAAAGAAGAAGCAAAATTATTCGTCGAGTATTTCGTATCCAAATGGGGAGAGCAATCCGTAACTGGAGCAGGCGTTATTCCAGCTACGAAGGTGGACACCGCCACACTGGATCTACCACAGCTCTACATCGATTTGTTTAACGAAATGAACAAAGCTAGCAGCATCACTTTATTCGCAGATGTTCAAATGCGTGCCAATGCAGCAGAAACGCATCTGAATATGATCCAGGCTCTTTTTGGCAAAGCGGTGACGCCAGAGAAGTATTCCGAGGAGCATGACGCGGCCATCTCCAAAGGCAACTAAAGCTTCGACAACTAGGCGAAGGGGACAATTAGCTTATCCGGCAGCGTGATGCCGGATAAGCCTTTCCTCAAACGGTTTATGAAGGAAAGGAGTCGGACACTTTGGATAAAGTGATGTCTAACAAAAAAATAATCGCGTTATATGTATTTCCCGCCTTGCTTCTCATTCTGGCTATTGTATATATTCCGATTGTTCTAACGGGTTATTATGGACTGAATAAATGGAATGGCATAGGTGCTCTGACTTTTATCGGATTTGATAACTATAAAGCTTTGCTAACAGACCAAACCTTCTGGAATAGTGCTTGGCATTCTCTGCAGTTAGCGTTGTTTTCTACCCTAAGTCTCATTATTTATTTGGCAATTGCTATGGTATTAGCCGCCCGGATCAAGGGAGCTAACTTGTTTCGCAAAATATATCTGATTCCGATGCTGTTATCGTCCGTTGCGATTGCGCAGCTTTGGCTAAGAATTTATCATCCGACGAACGGAATTGTGAACAGCTTATTAGTTTCCATTGGTTTTGCTAATCCTCCTGCATGGCTTGCAGAGCCTACATTAGTTTTGTTTGCTTTATTTATTCCCATTCTGTGGCAATATGCTGGTTTCTATATTCTGATCTATTACGCAGCACTCAAGAATATCCCGACCTCTCTGGAAGAGGCAGCAAAGATTGACGGAGCCTCTGCCTTACAAATCGCTTGGAAAATTAAGCTTCCACTCGCAATGGAAGTCATCAAAGTTACGATTGTTCTAGCCGTTGTAGGTTCTCTGAAGTATTTTGACTTAATCTTTGTTATGACGGATGGAGGTCCTAATGGCTCTAGTGAAGTGATGGCGTCTTATATGTATCATCAGGCTTTTCGGGCTTATGATTTTGGCTACGGGAGTGCAATTGGATTCTTCCTGCTCGTCATCTGTCTCGTCATTACTTGGGTCATTCGCAAATTAACTGCTACGAAAGAATCGATCCAATACTCATAAGGAGGGGCGCTTCATGATGTCTGGAACTGCAGGAAGGCTAGAAATCGGGCCAAAGACAGGCGGCGCAGGTGCGGAGATCACACGTAAATTCGGCTACTCATTGCTATATATCGTGTTGATTGCCGTTGCTGCTCTGCAATTGTTTCCGCTTGTATGGCTGCTGTTTTTCTCATTAAAAAATAATCAGGAAGTGTTCAACCTTCCTGCTCTATCGTTGCCGATGAATCCTCACTGGGAGAATTACGCGAAGGTCTGGAATGTAGGGAACATCAACGTGTATTTCTTCAACAGCGTATGGATTACCATCGTGGCTACGGTGTTAACGGTTATCTTCGGGAGCTTGGTTACGTATGCAGTTACCAGGATGAAATGGAAGGGAAGCTCGTTCGTACTGGGTTTGTTTATGGTAGCGATGATGATTCCTGTTCACTCCACGCTTATTCCGTTATTTAGTATATTCAATAAGATTGGCTTAACGGATCACCCTTTGTCACTTATTTTGTCTTATGTCGCTTTTAACATGCCGATAACGATTATGATTTTGCTGGGTTTCTATTACGCACTGCCACGCGAAGTGGAAGAGGCCGCGGTTATTGATGGTTGTTCCGTGAACAGAATGTTTTTTAGAATTATACTTCCTATGACAAGCTCGGTGATCGCGACTACAGCCATTATTAATATGATCTATAACTGGAACGAATTTATTTTTGTAAACACATTTATTAGTTCTGATTCTTACAAGACGCTGACCGTGGGGGTGCAAAACTTCATTGGTCAATATACAACGGATTGGGGTGCGATCGGGGCAACGCTTATGATCAGTATTTTGCCTATCCTGATTACATTCCTGTTCCTCAGTAACCGTATCGTTGAGGGAATTGCGGCGGGTTCGGTTAAAGGGTAAGTAGAAAGAAGACCTGAATTTCTCAGCTCGAAAAGCTGAAGAGAATTCCGGTCTTTTTTTTTAATCCAATCTAGAATTTTGATTCAATCCTGAAAGCCTCGGGTTAATGGAGGCTATCAAAGATGAACATTCGAAAGGAGAGATTGCTGATGGAACCGGGCTATAAGGATAGAAGTGTTGAAGTGGAGCATAGGGAGGTACAACGGAAATCGGATTCCAGCGTTGTCGCATCTACCTTTATTAAATATGCTGCTTACATTATAATATTTTTTGGTTTTCTGTTCTTTTTGGTTAAATATGTATTTCCTAAGTTTTAAAAACAGAATATGTTCCATGTTATTGAAAAAGGATGTGCCTGCTATTTAGGGACATCTTTTTTTGCTGTAATATGTTAGTATGTATTTCAATAATTTAGGATATTTCCGATTGTGGCAACTTATCAAAAATATGGGTTAAATGATGTCAACGAGTTAACGTGGGGGCTGTGAGATAATGAAAAATATGAAAAAAGTTATTTTGCTAGGCATTATAGTGGTACTTGCATTCGCGATAGTAATTAAATTTAACCATGGAGATACTGCTGGGGAAGATTCTCTAGTAGCTGAGGCTACAGTAGTACATGAAGTGCCTCCAACGACGTCTTCTAAGGAATCTGTAGTGGCAACAGCTGAAATCTCTGCCTCAGCGGACGGAAAAGATTTAAAAATACGGATGTCTGGAGGTAATTCTAATAATTTTGGCAGAGAAACATGGGGAAAAGGTGAGATAATCTCATTTTCTGTGACGAATTCAGAGGAACAAGAACTTGAGATTGGGCTCATGTCGGTAGAGACTGAAGAGATTATCAGTGAAACACTTCGGACGGGTACAGGCATAGTGGAAATTACCATCCCCGAAGATGGTGTTTACCGTATCTATATAAAAAACCATGCTCCTGATCCTGCCAACTTTGAAGTTAATCTAAATAAGGAATTATTGAGCCCTCTAGTGTAACCGAGTATTGCCTCTAACAAAAACGGATACCGTCTTCTTAAAAGACGATATCCGCTGCTTTAAAGATGTCCTAGATCTTAATCATACGAGGCTATAACTTCATCTCATTACTCGATTCCGCAGAATTACGATAAAAGAACCAGCACTCATTCAGCAGCTTGATCTGACGGCGGTCTTTTTTGTAATAGGCTTTCATTAGCTGATGGCAGAGCCACTGTGGCAAGCGAATCCCTCCTCTAACAACTTACGTAAGTTAGAATATGGAGAAATAAGCCTAAAGGTGCGGATTACAGTAGGCTTTCTGCTTCCTCTTCGTACCACTGCTCCAATTGAGCCTGTAGCGCTCGGATCTCAGTAAGCAGGGAGATCAGTGGGTAGTTCTTCTGCTCTTGAACAGAGGCGAAGGCCTGTTCCAATCTATTGATATAATCCAGACCGGACTCCAGGGAGTAATCCTCACGTAACAGATCCAGCGAGTCACATTCGGCGATGGCTAAGGGCAGATCCGGAACATTATCGGCTGTCAGCTTATCGATTTCTTTGTTCAGGCGTAAATTGAGCGCACTTAGTTGGTACGCATATTCCTCAGGCATTTCCACGAATTGTAATTCTTGATTTTGCTGCAAAATTACATACCGCATTTTCGGCATTGTTCATTCTCCCTCCGTACTTGTCTTCCTTCTTGACAGTTTAGCCTATGCACAAGTTACAATTCAAGTAGAGATCTTATTTCCCGTGGAAAGGACTTGTGATAGAACGCTATGGAAACTATGAGCAACGAAGAGCTGCAGCTGTGGATTGAGCAGGTATCACGGGACAGCTTTGGCGTGCCGTTTAGACACAAGGCGAGCTTTAACAGCCGGTTGTCCTCAACGGGCGGCCGATATTTTACCAAAAGCCATAATATAGAGATTAATCCCCATCAGCTTGCCATGTTTGGCAGAGAAGAGACGGAGCGGATTATCAAGCATGAGCTCTGCCATTATCATTTGCATTTGGCTAAGCGAGGGTATATGCATCGTGATGCTGATTTCAAAAGCCTGCTGGCGCAAGTCGGCGGAAGCCGCTACTGTCAGACACTGCCGGGTGCAAAAGCTCGGAAGTCGTTGCCCTATCGATATAAGCTTGTATGCAGTGCCTGTGCCATGGAGTATCCGCGTAAGCGAAAAGTAGACCCTAAGCGTTATCGCTGCGGTAAATGTTCGGGCAAGTTGAAGTTATTTATTTTATAACCAAACCTAATAATCCGACAAAAGAAACAGCTTGCTGAGGCGAAATGATGCATCCTTCTAAATCTTTGATATCCACGATCAAGCCACTGAACTCGCAGTCACTAAGATCGATCCCATTAAGCTTTGATCCTGACAATGTGGCTTGATCCATATTACACTCGCTGAAGCTGATTTTTTGGAAATTTGACTGATAGTAGTCGGAACTCATTAATGAACTGCTCTCAAAAGCAACCTGCTTCAGATTAGCGAATCGAAACGTAGCAAAATCCCCGATACAATCTACTACACGAACATTTTGGAATCTGCCTCTTGTAAAGTCTGTGCCAATAAGCTTGCAGTTTCTAAATTCAGTTCGATGAATAATGCCATTCGTAAAATCCACATTAGATAGATCACAGCGATCAAAAATCACGTCCATAAGCTCGATCCCAGTTAGGGAGCACTCCGTAATCGTTACATTTTTAAAAATCACGCGATCAAAGCTGACCTTATTAGCCTCTTGATTATCAATAACCGTATCGCTGATGCCGCAACAGCTGAATTCGTCCTTGGTTTGCAGCGAATATATTTGCTCAGGAAGAAGAGAGTCTGGATCTGCTATTTTTGGCGAATCAATTTTGAAATTCATATGTACCTCCGTTTGTTTACTCTTTGCGGGTAGCTAAAACTAACTATCATCGCGTTAAACCGATTTGTCAATCTTCATGAAGGTTGTAGGGATTGGATATCCGTACAAATACACCTTTTTCTGGATAAAATCGCACATCGTTTTGTAAGCGTTCCCAAACTAATATGAAAAGGAAGTCCATATTAATTAGAGGGGGCACATGTATGAAACGAATCAGGTCCGCAATGGCGGGTCTGCTCGCGCTGCT
It contains:
- a CDS encoding pentapeptide repeat-containing protein; translation: MNFKIDSPKIADPDSLLPEQIYSLQTKDEFSCCGISDTVIDNQEANKVSFDRVIFKNVTITECSLTGIELMDVIFDRCDLSNVDFTNGIIHRTEFRNCKLIGTDFTRGRFQNVRVVDCIGDFATFRFANLKQVAFESSSLMSSDYYQSNFQKISFSECNMDQATLSGSKLNGIDLSDCEFSGLIVDIKDLEGCIISPQQAVSFVGLLGLVIK
- a CDS encoding SprT family protein, yielding MSNEELQLWIEQVSRDSFGVPFRHKASFNSRLSSTGGRYFTKSHNIEINPHQLAMFGREETERIIKHELCHYHLHLAKRGYMHRDADFKSLLAQVGGSRYCQTLPGAKARKSLPYRYKLVCSACAMEYPRKRKVDPKRYRCGKCSGKLKLFIL
- a CDS encoding carbohydrate ABC transporter permease, translated to MDKVMSNKKIIALYVFPALLLILAIVYIPIVLTGYYGLNKWNGIGALTFIGFDNYKALLTDQTFWNSAWHSLQLALFSTLSLIIYLAIAMVLAARIKGANLFRKIYLIPMLLSSVAIAQLWLRIYHPTNGIVNSLLVSIGFANPPAWLAEPTLVLFALFIPILWQYAGFYILIYYAALKNIPTSLEEAAKIDGASALQIAWKIKLPLAMEVIKVTIVLAVVGSLKYFDLIFVMTDGGPNGSSEVMASYMYHQAFRAYDFGYGSAIGFFLLVICLVITWVIRKLTATKESIQYS
- the cmpA gene encoding cortex morphogenetic protein CmpA; amino-acid sequence: MPQWLCHQLMKAYYKKDRRQIKLLNECWFFYRNSAESSNEMKL
- a CDS encoding carbohydrate ABC transporter permease encodes the protein MMSGTAGRLEIGPKTGGAGAEITRKFGYSLLYIVLIAVAALQLFPLVWLLFFSLKNNQEVFNLPALSLPMNPHWENYAKVWNVGNINVYFFNSVWITIVATVLTVIFGSLVTYAVTRMKWKGSSFVLGLFMVAMMIPVHSTLIPLFSIFNKIGLTDHPLSLILSYVAFNMPITIMILLGFYYALPREVEEAAVIDGCSVNRMFFRIILPMTSSVIATTAIINMIYNWNEFIFVNTFISSDSYKTLTVGVQNFIGQYTTDWGAIGATLMISILPILITFLFLSNRIVEGIAAGSVKG